The window TCCTCCCATGGCTCCAGTCCTATCAGATTGCGACCGACCGTTTCCAACGTGCATCTCAAGAAGTCCTCCAAAAAAAACGGCAAACCTACCTCACCCTCGCAGACAAAATCCACCCTCGTGTCATCCAGACAATCTTCGCACAAAAAAAACAACACTACCACCGACTCCGCGCCATCCTAGAAATTTACAACGTCCAAGCCACCCTCAAACGCGGATTCACCCTCATCCAATCCCCAGACGGCACCTACATCCTGTCCCGCAGCCAGGCCCAAAACAAATCATCCGTCACCATCCACTGGCACGACGGCTCAGCACCAGCCCGCATCTGCGACTAGCCATAAAACCAACCCAAAGACACCCCGCCCATCCCCCACCCCCACCTCAATCACCAAACGACACCCCCAAATCCCGCGCCATCTGCACCATCTGATGATCCACAGGCACTAACTTCAACTGCCCCACCGCCTCCGCAATCGACACATCCCCAATCATATAATTAAGATAACTCACCATCCGCCCAAACTTCCCCTCCCTTATCAACTTCACCGCCGCACACCCAAAACGCGTCCCCAAAATCCGATCAAACGTCGTCGGATTCCCCCCCCGCTGCAAATGCCCCAACACCACTGCCCTCGCCTCCCGCCCCGTATTCTCCTGAATCGCCTCCGCTATCACCTGACTAATCCCCCCCAACCTCGCCTCCCCACACCCTCGCATAGACCTCGTCACATAATCCCCCCCGATCGGCTTCGCCCCCTCCGCCACCACCATCATAATATACTCCGCCCCAGCATCCAACCGATCCCGCACATCCCTAAAAATCTTCTCATACGAAAACGGAATCTCAGGAATCAAAATAATATCCGCCCCACCCGCAATCCCCCCATACAACGCAATCCACCCCGCATACCGCCCCATTGCCTCCACAATCATCACCCTCTTATGGCTCGCAGCCGTAGTCTGCAAGCTATCCAACGCCCGCATCACACACTCCACCGCCGAATCAAAACCAAACGTCATCGCCGTCGCCGAAATATCATTATCAATCGTCTTCGGCACCCCCACAACCGGCACCCCCTCCTCAAACAACTGCTGAGCTGTCGTCAAAGACCCATCCCCACCCACCGCAATCAACGCATCCACCCCCAAATCCCTCAACGTCTGCTTAGCCTCCGCAATCACCTCAGCCGGCACCTTAGCCCTCTCCCCATGCCCCACCTTCGCCACAAAACGCCCCTTATTCGTCGTCCCAATAATCGTCCCCCCCGTGCTCATAATCCGCCGCGTATTCTCAGGCGTCAACACCTTATAACGCACCGGCCGCAACAACCCCTCATACCCATCAATAAACCCTATCGTCTCCCACCCCAAACGATGCGCCGAATACACCGCAGACTGAATCACCGCATTCAACCCAGGACAATCCCCACCACTCGTCAATATACCAATACGCATAGACATACCGCCCTCTCCTAGCAAACAAGCCTCCACACGCAAGCCATCTTCCACCCCACCCACCAAAAATTTTACCCCCACCCCCACCTCACCCCAAGCTTGTCGAAAGCCTCCACCACCCCTATCACTACCCCCGTGAAGAAAATCCTCATATTCACCGCAGGCTTCGGCGAAGGCCACAACACCGCCGCCCGCAACATCCAACACGCCATCGAAACCATCGCCGGCACCGACGCCTCCGCCGACATCCACGACCTCTTCCACACCTGCTACGGCAAATTCAACGACCTCATGCGCCGCCTCTACCTCACCGCCATCAACAAAACCCCACGCCTCTGGCAAACCATCTACGACCTCCTCGACAACACCCCCATCCTCGAAAACAACCTCGCCACCCTCTCCCGCATGAAAGCCTCCCTCGCCAACCTCCTCCGCGAACACCAACCCGACGCCATCGTCTCCACCTACCCCGTCTACAACTACCTCTTCAACGAACTCCGCCAAGAAGGCCACGCCCAAGAAATCACCCAATTCACCATCATCACCGACTCCATCTCCATCAACTCCCTCTGGTATCGCACCCCAAGCGACTACTTCCTCGTCCCCAACCAACAAACCGCCGACATCCTCCTCCGACAACACATCCCCCCACACCAAATCCAAAACCTCGGCTTCCCCGTCCCCATCGAATTCGCCGACCCCCACCGCTTCCCCCCACTCCCCGACCTCACCCAACAAAACCCCCCACACCCACGCATCCTCTACATCATCAACTCCGGCAAATCCAAAGCCCCACGCATCGTCAAAGAACTCCTCGAAAACCACACCTGGCACCTCACCATCGCCGTCGGCAAAGACCACCGCCTCCGCGAAACCATCCTCCACATCATCGATAAACTCCACGCCACCCACCGCGCAGACGTCCTCGGCTGGACAGACCAAATGCCACGCCTCCTCAAAACCCACCACTTCGTCGTCACCAAAGCCGGCGGCGCCACCATCCAAGAAGCCATCGCCGCCGCCTGCCCCATCATCATCAACCAAATCGTCCCAGGCCAAGAAGAAGGCAACTACGACCTCATCCGCCACCTCCAAGGCGGCATCCTCGCAGAAAAACCCTCCGACGTCGCCCGCCACATCACCCACGCCCTCCAACACAACGCCGCCCTCTGGAGCTACTGGCGCTCCAACCTCCAAAAAGCCGCACGCCCAGACGCCGCCCTCCGCATCGCCGAATTCATCCTCTCCCACACCCCCTCCTCACCCCACCCTCACCCCACACCCCCCCCTACCCCTCCCCCCCACATCTCCACCCCCACCACCCACCCCTCCATCCTCCTCTGCGACTTCCACACCCACACCACCTACTCCGACGGCAAACTCACCATCCGCGAACTCGTCGACTTCTACGGCCAACGCCGCTTCGACTGCCTCGCCATCACCGACCACCTCTGCGACCCACGCCGCCTCATCGGCAAACTCTGCAACCTCACCGGCCTCGTCCTCCCCCCACACCAAATCCAAGACTACTTCGACACCATCGAAAAAGAAAAAAAACGCGCCTGGCAAAAATACTCCATGATCCTCCTCACCGGCATCGAATTCAACAAAGACGGCCTCACCCCCAAACAATCCGCTCAC of the Candidatus Methylacidiphilales bacterium genome contains:
- a CDS encoding ATP-dependent 6-phosphofructokinase, whose amino-acid sequence is MLDVAGGGVVAFAEACGEYEDFLHGGSDRGGGGFRQAWGEVGVGVKFLVGGVEDGLRVEACLLGEGGMSMRIGILTSGGDCPGLNAVIQSAVYSAHRLGWETIGFIDGYEGLLRPVRYKVLTPENTRRIMSTGGTIIGTTNKGRFVAKVGHGERAKVPAEVIAEAKQTLRDLGVDALIAVGGDGSLTTAQQLFEEGVPVVGVPKTIDNDISATAMTFGFDSAVECVMRALDSLQTTAASHKRVMIVEAMGRYAGWIALYGGIAGGADIILIPEIPFSYEKIFRDVRDRLDAGAEYIMMVVAEGAKPIGGDYVTRSMRGCGEARLGGISQVIAEAIQENTGREARAVVLGHLQRGGNPTTFDRILGTRFGCAAVKLIREGKFGRMVSYLNYMIGDVSIAEAVGQLKLVPVDHQMVQMARDLGVSFGD
- a CDS encoding PHP domain-containing protein, translating into MKKILIFTAGFGEGHNTAARNIQHAIETIAGTDASADIHDLFHTCYGKFNDLMRRLYLTAINKTPRLWQTIYDLLDNTPILENNLATLSRMKASLANLLREHQPDAIVSTYPVYNYLFNELRQEGHAQEITQFTIITDSISINSLWYRTPSDYFLVPNQQTADILLRQHIPPHQIQNLGFPVPIEFADPHRFPPLPDLTQQNPPHPRILYIINSGKSKAPRIVKELLENHTWHLTIAVGKDHRLRETILHIIDKLHATHRADVLGWTDQMPRLLKTHHFVVTKAGGATIQEAIAAACPIIINQIVPGQEEGNYDLIRHLQGGILAEKPSDVARHITHALQHNAALWSYWRSNLQKAARPDAALRIAEFILSHTPSSPHPHPTPPPTPPPHISTPTTHPSILLCDFHTHTTYSDGKLTIRELVDFYGQRRFDCLAITDHLCDPRRLIGKLCNLTGLVLPPHQIQDYFDTIEKEKKRAWQKYSMILLTGIEFNKDGLTPKQSAHLLGLDLTHPIDPSLSLKDTIHAIHAQGALAVASHPHEFQSTWGRNTLYLWEHLDEFIPLIDAWEIANRDDLYTPIGLKRLPFLANSDFHKPKHIHSWKTLLYCEKHPEAIKQCIRENLNIAITLYRGHRFTHPIPHPFPPYTPPPTTPTTPTTPLPHLTYA